A single window of Sphingobium sp. SCG-1 DNA harbors:
- a CDS encoding CHAD domain-containing protein, with translation MVEEVELKLELTPEAAAFLEASTLLEGDAAKATQRSIYFDTADTMLFRNGLSLRIRRSGRKRVQTVKADNAKGGGLFARPEWEMPVSNDAPVLDARTPIQSILGEHANSIAPVFEVNVVRRIWMIADANASIELVLDRGVVAVGDRQTPICEVELEMKSGQPSALFALARKIDAIAPARIGVFSKSERGYRLLAPPLSVFKAEPVELALGMSTQDAFYHIAHSCLRHYRLNEALLLERRVPDALHQARVAIRRLRSAFTIFRVLLDATSANHFRNELRWLAKTLGEARDLDVLVEKARPGALHDRLETARSLAYGNVEAALNSQRVRDLMLNLVEWLALGDWLVSIDTKELRAVPAERFAADSLDRLRRRLKKRGANLEKLEAEPRHEVRKAAKKLRYSAEFFVSLFPEKRQRRRYAKFLSDLQRLQRDLGASNDLVTGPEVIRGLGLEDNVEAGALTASGKMPKLLRAAAEAHADLIDVKKFWR, from the coding sequence TTGGTTGAGGAAGTTGAACTCAAGCTTGAGCTGACGCCCGAGGCTGCGGCCTTTCTGGAGGCATCTACGCTGCTGGAGGGAGATGCGGCAAAGGCAACTCAACGTTCGATTTATTTCGACACAGCTGACACCATGCTGTTTCGTAATGGCTTGTCGCTCCGCATCCGGCGCTCCGGCCGCAAGCGGGTCCAGACAGTTAAAGCGGACAATGCCAAAGGCGGAGGATTGTTCGCGCGGCCCGAGTGGGAAATGCCAGTTTCCAACGATGCTCCGGTTCTGGACGCCAGAACACCCATTCAGTCGATCCTTGGCGAACATGCAAACAGCATTGCGCCAGTGTTCGAAGTGAACGTGGTACGCCGTATTTGGATGATTGCCGACGCGAACGCAAGCATCGAACTCGTGCTGGATCGCGGGGTCGTGGCGGTAGGTGATCGGCAAACGCCGATATGCGAAGTCGAGCTTGAAATGAAAAGCGGTCAGCCAAGTGCACTATTTGCTCTTGCGCGTAAGATCGATGCCATCGCGCCCGCGCGCATTGGCGTGTTCAGCAAGTCCGAGCGCGGTTACCGCTTGCTCGCGCCGCCGCTATCCGTGTTCAAGGCGGAGCCCGTGGAACTCGCCCTTGGCATGTCAACTCAAGACGCATTTTACCACATCGCACACAGTTGTCTGCGGCATTATCGACTGAATGAGGCGCTGCTGCTGGAACGTCGCGTGCCAGACGCATTGCATCAGGCCAGAGTCGCGATCCGGCGTCTCAGGTCCGCGTTCACAATTTTCCGCGTTCTGCTGGATGCCACTAGCGCTAATCATTTTCGCAACGAACTGCGATGGTTGGCGAAGACATTGGGCGAAGCGCGTGACTTGGACGTGCTGGTCGAGAAAGCAAGGCCCGGTGCTCTACACGACCGTCTTGAGACAGCACGGAGTCTTGCCTACGGCAATGTAGAAGCGGCTCTAAACTCGCAGCGGGTGCGCGACCTGATGCTGAACCTGGTAGAGTGGCTCGCACTGGGCGATTGGCTCGTAAGCATCGATACTAAAGAGTTGCGGGCCGTGCCTGCTGAGCGGTTCGCCGCCGATTCATTGGACCGCTTACGCAGGCGGCTGAAGAAACGCGGCGCGAACCTTGAAAAGCTGGAGGCCGAGCCGCGTCATGAGGTGCGCAAGGCTGCCAAGAAGCTGCGTTATTCTGCGGAGTTCTTCGTTTCACTGTTTCCCGAAAAACGACAGCGTCGCCGCTATGCGAAATTCCTCTCGGATCTGCAGAGACTGCAGCGTGATCTTGGCGCCTCGAACGATCTTGTGACCGGGCCGGAGGTCATCCGCGGACTCGGCCTGGAAGACAATGTAGAAGCTGGTGCTTTGACTGCCTCGGGCAAAATGCCAAAGCTGTTGCGAGCAGCAGCCGAGGCGCATGCAGATTTGATCGATGTTAAAAAATTCTGGCGGTAG
- a CDS encoding TonB-dependent receptor domain-containing protein: MRTLLFAAAILSATAGRGYAQTVELEQGIRFSLKPSRMRLTLIEGQSRASLRMVSLGNGPAYDRPSDVQLLVQRQTRPFAPDGLQRVDQDAAFGTTLLSTSPRSRMTRFLVQDTLSLNDNVTATLGWQGIKVSNRNANVTVGASKEPLRARDWFLPHAGVRLRSSLTLGLSVSYDETLRAYGDTGLVGPLGLSRDNFLALRRALRPETRRRLSMSADWVPDPGLKLVLTAYTGKLDDQLSFVRGGYLPLNVGSAALSGGVVSGTHRLSPNLSYSLRYSAFAARTDDGTTLRENSISFEASWAKGPLRATLRAVDSSAPALAAARSPPLRIEAGLDYSAAILRGRPLHFSLRLTDPDRLMSTSFVQDQTPRAFGALDQTPAVMMSAAVNW, from the coding sequence GTGCGGACGCTCTTATTTGCTGCCGCCATTCTAAGCGCGACCGCCGGACGGGGCTATGCGCAGACTGTCGAGCTGGAGCAGGGGATTCGCTTTTCGCTGAAACCATCACGCATGCGGCTGACATTGATCGAGGGGCAATCAAGAGCGTCGCTACGGATGGTCTCGCTCGGCAATGGTCCCGCCTACGATCGGCCTTCGGATGTGCAGCTTCTCGTGCAGCGTCAGACAAGACCGTTTGCGCCAGACGGCCTTCAACGCGTGGATCAAGATGCCGCATTCGGAACTACCCTGCTATCCACCTCGCCGCGCAGTCGTATGACTCGGTTCCTTGTCCAGGACACCCTGTCTTTGAACGACAATGTCACGGCCACGCTGGGCTGGCAGGGCATCAAGGTCAGCAACCGCAATGCCAATGTCACGGTCGGTGCCAGCAAGGAACCGTTGCGCGCACGTGACTGGTTCCTGCCTCATGCCGGTGTCCGACTAAGGTCGAGTCTAACGCTTGGGTTGTCGGTCAGCTACGACGAGACGCTGCGCGCCTATGGCGACACAGGCCTGGTTGGGCCGCTTGGATTGTCACGGGACAATTTTCTGGCTTTGCGGCGCGCCCTTCGACCCGAGACGCGTCGCCGCCTCAGCATGAGTGCGGACTGGGTTCCCGATCCGGGCCTGAAGCTGGTACTGACGGCCTATACCGGGAAGCTGGATGACCAACTCTCCTTCGTGCGGGGCGGCTACTTGCCTCTTAACGTCGGCTCTGCGGCCTTAAGCGGGGGTGTCGTGTCTGGAACACACCGGCTCTCCCCTAACCTGTCTTATAGCCTTCGTTACAGCGCTTTTGCCGCGCGTACCGATGATGGCACGACCTTACGGGAAAACTCGATCTCGTTCGAGGCTAGCTGGGCAAAAGGTCCACTACGCGCAACATTGCGTGCGGTGGACAGCAGTGCCCCGGCGCTGGCCGCTGCACGGTCCCCACCCCTTAGAATCGAGGCAGGACTTGATTACTCAGCCGCCATTCTACGCGGCCGTCCGTTGCACTTTTCCCTGCGTCTCACTGATCCTGACCGCCTCATGAGCACTTCCTTCGTTCAAGATCAGACGCCGCGTGCTTTCGGGGCGTTGGATCAGACGCCGGCTGTGATGATGAGTGCTGCGGTCAATTGGTGA
- a CDS encoding endonuclease/exonuclease/phosphatase family protein, translated as MYKLFRALALLSLLASGASGAGIPGHPAAPVPKAHEAPEDNSLLSVMTYNIAGLPWPVATGRTEALNRIADRLRAMRQEGRQPHIILLQEAFTAVAQRIAVNAGYAYVASGPDTAFVNRVAPGSGDIAFLHQRRWERGEGIDKMAGSGVLILSDYPIEGVDRIAFPISPVQGSTAWPTRVR; from the coding sequence ATGTACAAACTTTTTCGCGCGCTGGCGTTGTTAAGCCTGCTGGCTTCTGGTGCCTCGGGGGCCGGCATCCCGGGGCACCCAGCGGCACCTGTTCCGAAAGCCCACGAAGCGCCCGAAGACAACTCGCTCCTCTCGGTAATGACATATAATATTGCCGGATTGCCATGGCCGGTCGCGACAGGGCGCACAGAAGCGCTCAACCGCATCGCGGATCGCCTGCGTGCAATGCGCCAGGAAGGGAGGCAGCCTCATATCATCCTGTTGCAGGAAGCCTTCACAGCGGTGGCGCAACGGATCGCAGTCAACGCCGGTTATGCTTACGTTGCATCAGGACCCGACACTGCGTTTGTCAATCGAGTCGCACCTGGTTCCGGGGATATCGCCTTCCTCCATCAACGCCGCTGGGAGAGGGGTGAGGGCATCGACAAGATGGCGGGCAGCGGCGTTCTGATCCTGTCCGATTATCCGATCGAAGGTGTAGACCGGATCGCGTTCCCGATTTCGCCTGTGCAGGGTTCGACTGCCTGGCCAACAAGGGTGCGCTGA
- a CDS encoding glycosyltransferase: MLIVDVCAFYSDRGGGVKTYVRHKMLAGPKRGHEIVIVVPAREAGHERINEHARIEYVPGRRFPLDGRYHYFHDERALHKRLDALRPDLVEASTPWACASMVANWRGGAPRSLIMHADPLGNYAYRWFRGVAPRDVIDRSFDWFWRHLRRMDARFDHIVCASDELAARLKAGGLRQVVTNRMGVQPGIFSPAHRDDDLRRRLLNWCDLPTDALLLLGAGRHAPEKRWPMIIEAVTASGFDRPVGLVIAGDGRARASVQRAAAGNPHVRLMAPVTDRPAFAALLASADALVHGSESETFCMIAAEARASGVPMLLPDGGAAADHLVSDAGYHYGAADSGSLARAIGQFLEDGTKEHLNVARAAASNTRTMDAHFADLFALYEQHDVQAAFAA, from the coding sequence ATGCTGATCGTAGACGTGTGCGCATTCTACTCGGACCGGGGTGGCGGAGTTAAAACCTATGTCCGGCACAAGATGCTTGCCGGGCCGAAACGAGGACATGAGATCGTCATAGTCGTGCCGGCGCGGGAGGCGGGACATGAGCGGATCAACGAGCATGCCCGGATTGAATATGTGCCAGGTCGCCGCTTCCCGCTCGACGGACGGTATCACTATTTCCATGACGAGCGCGCGTTGCACAAGCGTCTGGATGCGCTGCGTCCTGATCTTGTCGAGGCATCGACGCCATGGGCTTGCGCATCGATGGTCGCCAATTGGCGAGGCGGGGCGCCGCGTAGCCTTATCATGCATGCCGATCCACTCGGCAATTACGCATACCGCTGGTTTCGGGGGGTCGCTCCGCGTGATGTCATCGACCGCAGCTTCGACTGGTTCTGGCGGCATCTGCGCCGGATGGACGCTCGCTTCGACCATATAGTCTGCGCGAGCGATGAACTGGCAGCGCGACTGAAGGCGGGCGGCCTTCGCCAGGTCGTGACCAATCGCATGGGCGTTCAGCCCGGCATCTTCTCGCCCGCGCATCGGGATGACGATCTGCGCCGGCGTCTGCTGAATTGGTGCGACCTGCCGACGGACGCCTTGCTGCTGCTGGGCGCTGGTCGCCATGCACCGGAAAAGCGGTGGCCCATGATCATCGAGGCTGTAACGGCATCCGGCTTCGACCGACCCGTCGGCCTCGTCATAGCTGGAGACGGGCGTGCACGCGCCAGCGTTCAGCGCGCTGCGGCGGGCAATCCCCATGTGCGGTTGATGGCGCCGGTAACCGATCGCCCCGCGTTCGCAGCATTGCTGGCAAGCGCCGACGCGTTGGTCCACGGCAGCGAGTCAGAAACCTTCTGCATGATTGCGGCCGAAGCGCGCGCCAGCGGTGTCCCGATGTTGCTGCCCGACGGTGGTGCGGCAGCCGATCACCTCGTGTCCGACGCAGGCTATCACTATGGCGCTGCCGACAGCGGTTCCCTTGCACGCGCGATCGGCCAATTTCTAGAAGATGGAACGAAAGAGCATCTGAATGTCGCCCGTGCGGCCGCTTCGAACACGCGTACGATGGACGCACATTTTGCCGACCTCTTCGCGCTTTATGAGCAGCATGACGTACAGGCCGCCTTTGCTGCGTGA
- a CDS encoding DUF2141 domain-containing protein, with translation MSSTPNLGKAEAQCRASESGPAFIVDIVGLKDRQGNLKLEVYPSTDGDFLQDDNILLSQGKIFRRIEIVVPKTTPAQICVRVPRPGRYSVMVLHDRDANHKFGLSVDGVGFGSNPRLGLGKPKAIAASLVAGASITRERIVMNYRRSLLSFGPVAQR, from the coding sequence ATGTCCTCCACGCCCAATCTGGGCAAGGCAGAAGCGCAATGCCGCGCTTCGGAAAGCGGCCCTGCCTTTATTGTCGATATCGTCGGCTTGAAAGATCGTCAGGGTAATCTGAAACTGGAAGTATACCCTTCCACCGACGGAGACTTCCTTCAGGATGACAACATCCTGCTGTCTCAGGGAAAGATCTTTCGCCGGATCGAGATTGTGGTGCCCAAAACCACCCCGGCGCAGATTTGCGTCCGGGTGCCGCGGCCGGGCCGCTATTCGGTGATGGTGCTGCATGATCGCGACGCCAATCACAAGTTTGGCCTCTCGGTGGATGGCGTCGGCTTCGGAAGTAATCCGAGGCTTGGATTGGGCAAGCCCAAAGCAATAGCCGCTTCGCTTGTCGCAGGCGCAAGCATTACGCGAGAACGTATCGTGATGAACTATCGTCGAAGTCTCCTTTCCTTCGGCCCCGTGGCGCAGCGCTGA
- a CDS encoding glycosyltransferase, which produces MLQDNTRPQDTACSDAPDAFRPNIVSCIKSFGPGGVERVALRLTAGWERADVPVQLLVASPDGPVAPQPGSACHRILPPCFMIGRRWPLLRLTASVLAECRNERRGTILFCPGNSYTVVAVMVKIALGRRCPPIVAKISNDLRRDDMPRFWRRLYRQWLRIQGRAINHFAVLSTPMADEVAELMGVPRERIHVVPNPVLSDADLDTYEAPRVLRAGRKFVAVGRLEPQKNYRLMLEAFARGSEDADRLTIYGDGRERLALERIVGALDLAQKVNLAGFSSDMRAELRRYNILLLTSRFEGQPGAVVEALCMGLGIIATRCCSGMPELLDDGALGTLIDRDDLDGLADAIASAKPGKQDIGRARSKARNFTIEAAVPAYAHLFAKVLAANPYASRATAHSSFPRSWKRVKQI; this is translated from the coding sequence ATGCTGCAGGATAATACCCGCCCCCAAGATACGGCATGTAGCGACGCGCCGGATGCTTTCCGGCCCAACATAGTATCTTGTATCAAAAGCTTCGGTCCCGGTGGCGTGGAGCGGGTCGCACTCCGACTGACGGCAGGGTGGGAGCGCGCTGATGTCCCCGTCCAACTGCTTGTGGCGTCGCCCGATGGTCCCGTCGCGCCTCAACCGGGTTCGGCGTGCCATCGCATTCTGCCGCCCTGTTTCATGATCGGCCGTCGCTGGCCTCTACTTCGTCTGACGGCCAGCGTGCTTGCTGAATGCCGGAACGAGCGGCGGGGGACGATCCTGTTCTGTCCGGGCAATAGCTACACCGTCGTAGCGGTCATGGTGAAGATCGCCCTTGGTCGTCGCTGTCCGCCCATCGTGGCCAAGATCAGCAACGACCTTCGCCGCGACGATATGCCGCGTTTCTGGCGTCGACTTTACCGTCAATGGCTGCGGATTCAGGGACGCGCTATAAACCACTTCGCCGTCCTCTCCACTCCGATGGCCGATGAAGTCGCCGAACTCATGGGAGTGCCACGAGAGCGCATACATGTGGTACCCAATCCCGTGTTGTCGGACGCGGATCTCGACACCTACGAAGCCCCTCGGGTTTTGCGTGCGGGGCGTAAGTTCGTAGCGGTAGGGCGGCTTGAGCCACAGAAGAATTATCGCCTGATGCTGGAGGCATTCGCACGCGGGAGCGAAGATGCAGACCGGCTGACCATCTATGGCGACGGGCGGGAGCGCCTTGCCCTCGAACGGATCGTCGGCGCGTTGGATCTGGCGCAAAAGGTCAATCTCGCCGGGTTTTCCAGCGACATGCGCGCAGAACTGCGCCGCTATAATATCCTTTTGCTGACGTCTCGCTTTGAGGGGCAACCTGGCGCGGTGGTCGAGGCCCTTTGCATGGGGTTAGGGATCATCGCGACGCGGTGCTGTAGCGGCATGCCTGAACTCTTGGACGACGGGGCGCTAGGAACGCTGATCGACCGAGACGATTTGGACGGACTGGCAGATGCAATAGCGTCAGCAAAACCTGGTAAGCAGGACATAGGCCGCGCCCGGTCGAAAGCGCGCAACTTCACGATAGAAGCGGCGGTGCCGGCCTACGCCCATCTCTTTGCAAAGGTGCTTGCGGCAAACCCATATGCGTCGAGGGCAACCGCACACTCGTCATTCCCGCGAAGCTGGAAAAGGGTTAAGCAGATATGA
- a CDS encoding DUF6152 family protein, with protein MQRPVTAILAFAALVAPFTAQAHHGWAWTTGKNIEIPGKIVEAKLGNPHGLVTVDVRGARWTIEVGQPWRNEQAGLKDADFTKGATMRFVGEPSANAAVKRMKAEKILIGNRSFVLYPERD; from the coding sequence ATGCAGAGACCCGTCACCGCTATCCTCGCCTTTGCCGCGCTCGTCGCACCGTTCACAGCCCAAGCCCATCACGGATGGGCATGGACAACGGGCAAGAATATTGAAATTCCGGGGAAGATCGTCGAGGCGAAGCTCGGCAACCCTCATGGTCTCGTCACTGTCGACGTAAGGGGTGCCCGCTGGACTATCGAGGTAGGGCAGCCTTGGCGCAACGAACAGGCGGGCTTGAAAGATGCCGACTTCACCAAAGGCGCGACGATGCGCTTCGTAGGCGAACCGTCCGCGAATGCCGCCGTCAAGCGGATGAAGGCTGAGAAGATCCTGATCGGAAATCGCAGCTTCGTGCTCTACCCCGAACGGGATTGA